The Erythrobacter litoralis HTCC2594 nucleotide sequence CCGCGAATTGATCCAGCTGCGCCATCGCGAACCCAACTGCAATCGCTTCGTCGTCGAGGACGGCGATAGCGAAGTGACGGTGCAGTATACGTGCCGCGGCAATGGCTATGGCCGCACCAACATCCGGCGCGAAAGCAATGTCCTCGTCCAGCTGGAATCGCAGGGCATCGAAGGGGGCTTGCCGTTCTCGTTCACTGCGGAAGGTCGCCGGATCGGCGCCTGTCGCTAGTCACTTTGCGCTTGGGCGGCGCGTGAACCTGCGCTAGCCCCACTCAATGGCAGCAAATTCCCGCAAGGCAGCCGCGATCCTCTTGTCCGGCGGCCTCGACTCCATGGTCACCGCCGCGATCGCGCAGGAGCAGGGCTACGCCGTGCATGCGCTGACGATCGATTATGGCCAGCGCCACAAGGTCGAGCTGCAGTCTGCCCGGTTGATTGCCGCGAAGATCGGGGCCGAGCGACATGTCGAAATCGAGGCCGATCTGCGGGCGCTGGGTGGATCGGCGCTGACCGATGATATCGACGTTCCCAAATGCGGCGTCGGAAACGACATTCCGGTCACCTACGTGCCTGCGCGCAACCTCGTGTTCCTGTCGTTGACCACGGCTTTTGCGGAAGCGTCCGGCGCGCGGGATATTTTCATCGGGGTGAACGCGCTCGATTATTCCGGTTATCCGGACTGCCGCCCCGAGTTCATCGAAAGCTTTGCCGTCACGGCCAACCTCGCCACCAAGGCGGGCGTCGAGGAATCGGCGCCTTTCAAGATCCATGCCCCGCTGCAACA carries:
- a CDS encoding DUF3617 domain-containing protein; translated protein: MKNSRARLRSTLIALGISITAFGVPAEAQAPGLAMLNRLQAGEWEIRYRDGAAPKRMCVRNGRELIQLRHREPNCNRFVVEDGDSEVTVQYTCRGNGYGRTNIRRESNVLVQLESQGIEGGLPFSFTAEGRRIGACR
- the queC gene encoding 7-cyano-7-deazaguanine synthase QueC, which translates into the protein MAANSRKAAAILLSGGLDSMVTAAIAQEQGYAVHALTIDYGQRHKVELQSARLIAAKIGAERHVEIEADLRALGGSALTDDIDVPKCGVGNDIPVTYVPARNLVFLSLTTAFAEASGARDIFIGVNALDYSGYPDCRPEFIESFAVTANLATKAGVEESAPFKIHAPLQHMTKADIARECARLGLESAWSWSCYDPLPGLKPCGACDSCRLRRKGFAEAGLADGLDYPADAPPIQGENA